A genomic window from Agrobacterium tumefaciens includes:
- a CDS encoding histidine kinase: protein MPQSGKELKDMISALRRRSANFFPTASIGTYLVVMATVITLPLILFGGYLMLRLEAEKRDDLQRETIEDARVVSRNIDRRLQEIATSLNLLSQFPELESGNLSAFQGRVAESLKREGLFAILATKDGQQRLNTRVPYGQPLGKVPAEANLEKAIESRRITVSDMFFGATSKEWVFNVTMPLNPDLGSAGDALILTQNASDLSRLIPTENLPRNWAVAIIDGTNRVVVSSSQVEAEVGKPFVTPAVLSEMQAFSGNFFDGKGNLYAYAQLPGWQWKIVMWGPLAASQAALVDTWRQMMIGSLMLVLIAIGGAYLVGRQLRMSIRDLTHMAERIGEGEIVAPVDTKIKEANQVAIALSNASFDRSQSEERLQLLLHELVHRSKNILTLVQAMIRQLGRENKSIPEFQKEVDHRLRGLGMSIRALAEVQWQGLPIRKLIETHLDVFGTVSERFALSGEDFMLSPEAAQNFGLVVHELTTNSIKYGSLSVPLGKITLSWKTLEKDGRQMIHLIWTETGGPPATEPTRKGFGTTVIKRHAEGAFGGQVTTEYRETGFEWSLEAPMRYFIPRRSEPAH, encoded by the coding sequence ATGCCTCAATCCGGCAAAGAACTGAAAGACATGATCTCGGCTTTGCGTCGGCGCAGCGCGAATTTTTTTCCGACCGCCTCCATCGGCACCTATCTGGTGGTGATGGCAACCGTCATTACACTGCCGCTCATTCTTTTCGGCGGCTATCTGATGCTGCGCCTCGAAGCCGAAAAACGCGATGACCTGCAGCGCGAGACCATTGAGGACGCGCGGGTCGTCAGCCGTAATATCGATCGCCGCCTGCAGGAAATCGCCACCTCACTCAACCTGCTGTCGCAATTCCCGGAGCTTGAAAGCGGCAATCTTTCCGCCTTTCAGGGACGTGTTGCCGAAAGTCTGAAGCGGGAAGGACTTTTCGCCATTCTCGCCACCAAGGACGGCCAGCAGCGCCTCAATACGCGCGTGCCCTATGGCCAGCCACTGGGCAAGGTGCCGGCCGAGGCCAATCTCGAAAAGGCGATCGAATCCCGCCGCATCACCGTCTCGGACATGTTTTTCGGCGCAACCAGCAAGGAATGGGTATTCAACGTTACGATGCCGCTCAACCCGGATCTGGGTTCGGCCGGAGACGCCCTGATCCTGACGCAGAACGCCAGCGACCTCAGCCGGCTCATTCCCACCGAAAACCTGCCGCGCAACTGGGCGGTCGCCATCATCGACGGTACAAATCGCGTTGTTGTTTCCAGTTCACAGGTTGAGGCAGAGGTGGGCAAGCCATTCGTCACCCCCGCCGTCCTTTCGGAAATGCAGGCCTTTAGCGGCAATTTTTTCGACGGCAAGGGCAATCTCTACGCCTATGCGCAATTACCGGGCTGGCAATGGAAGATCGTGATGTGGGGGCCGCTTGCTGCAAGCCAGGCGGCGCTGGTGGATACCTGGCGGCAGATGATGATCGGCAGCCTGATGCTCGTATTGATCGCCATCGGCGGCGCCTATCTGGTCGGCCGGCAATTGCGCATGTCCATTCGCGACCTGACCCATATGGCCGAGCGCATCGGTGAAGGCGAGATCGTGGCCCCCGTCGATACCAAGATCAAGGAGGCCAACCAGGTTGCCATTGCGCTCTCCAACGCCTCCTTCGACAGAAGCCAGTCGGAGGAGCGGCTGCAATTGCTGCTGCACGAACTCGTTCACCGCTCCAAGAACATTCTGACGCTGGTTCAGGCGATGATCCGGCAGCTGGGACGGGAGAATAAAAGCATCCCGGAATTCCAGAAAGAGGTGGATCACCGTCTGCGCGGTCTGGGAATGTCGATCCGGGCCTTGGCGGAAGTTCAGTGGCAGGGCCTGCCTATCCGCAAGCTGATAGAGACCCATCTCGACGTTTTCGGTACGGTTTCCGAGCGTTTCGCGCTTTCGGGAGAAGATTTCATGCTTTCTCCCGAAGCGGCACAGAATTTTGGCCTTGTGGTGCATGAGCTGACGACGAACTCCATCAAATATGGATCGCTGTCGGTTCCCTTGGGAAAGATCACCCTGAGCTGGAAGACGCTTGAAAAAGACGGAAGGCAGATGATCCATCTCATCTGGACCGAGACGGGTGGCCCGCCGGCAACGGAGCCGACCCGCAAGGGTTTTGGCACCACCGTCATCAAACGGCACGCCGAAGGCGCGTTTGGCGGACAGGTGACAACGGAATATCGCGAAACCGGTTTCGAATGGTCGCTCGAAGCACCAATGCGCTACTTCATTCCGAGGCGGTCCGAACCGGCGCACTAA
- a CDS encoding photosystem reaction center subunit H: MAKKLNILVTAALMGTTAFAPLAIAQGTAQPAPASPSAQTEPATPPATPMAPTAPAANDSAAATTGGAYITEQGETQISANDYIGKSVYTAADESIGNVTNLIMEQDGGLVAAVIGVGGFLGIGAKDVAVPMDKVTMTRNAQDGTIRLTTTETAETLKAAPEFKTLEQKASEKNAATPAAPDSTTTSATKP, encoded by the coding sequence ATGGCAAAGAAACTGAACATACTCGTCACCGCCGCCCTGATGGGCACGACGGCTTTCGCGCCGCTTGCCATCGCTCAGGGCACCGCCCAGCCTGCACCGGCAAGCCCGAGCGCGCAGACCGAGCCGGCAACGCCGCCTGCTACCCCCATGGCGCCTACGGCTCCTGCGGCCAATGACAGTGCGGCAGCAACGACGGGCGGCGCCTACATCACCGAGCAGGGTGAAACGCAGATCAGCGCCAATGATTATATCGGCAAATCGGTCTACACCGCCGCCGATGAAAGCATCGGCAATGTCACCAACCTCATCATGGAGCAGGATGGCGGCCTCGTTGCAGCCGTGATCGGCGTCGGCGGCTTCCTCGGCATCGGTGCCAAGGATGTGGCCGTTCCCATGGACAAGGTGACAATGACGCGTAACGCGCAGGATGGCACGATCCGTCTGACGACGACGGAGACGGCGGAAACGCTGAAGGCGGCACCGGAATTCAAGACGCTGGAACAGAAGGCCAGCGAAAAGAATGCGGCAACGCCGGCTGCACCTGACAGCACGACTACTTCCGCTACAAAGCCTTAA
- the galE gene encoding UDP-glucose 4-epimerase GalE, producing MKKKVLVVGGAGYIGSHTCLLLSERGYEPVVFDNLSNGHEEFVRWGPFEQGDIRDRARLDEVFAKHQPEAVLHFAALIEVGESVKQPVAFYDNNVIGSLNLLSAAIDAGVTAFVFSSTCATYGLPEQVPIDETHRQAPINPYGRTKWVVEQALKDYSTYKGLRSVMLRYFNAAGADFEGRIGEWHKPETHAIPLAIEAALGRRQGFKVFGTDYDTRDGTCVRDYIHILDLADAHVRAVDYLLAGGETVELNLGTGTGTTVKELLAAISEVSGRPFPVEYTDRRDGDSTTLVANNDKAKAVLGWEPRYSLADIIKSAWAWHSSRNAGD from the coding sequence ATGAAGAAGAAAGTCCTTGTCGTCGGCGGTGCCGGCTATATTGGTTCGCATACCTGCCTTCTTTTATCCGAAAGAGGGTATGAACCGGTCGTTTTCGACAATCTGTCCAATGGGCATGAGGAATTTGTCCGGTGGGGACCCTTTGAACAGGGCGATATTCGCGATCGGGCGCGATTGGACGAAGTCTTTGCCAAACACCAGCCGGAAGCCGTCCTGCATTTTGCAGCACTGATCGAAGTCGGCGAATCGGTGAAACAGCCGGTTGCCTTCTACGACAACAACGTCATCGGCTCGCTCAACCTTCTCTCGGCCGCCATCGATGCCGGCGTCACGGCCTTTGTTTTCTCCTCCACCTGCGCCACCTATGGGTTGCCGGAACAGGTGCCGATCGACGAGACGCACCGGCAGGCGCCGATCAACCCCTATGGCCGCACCAAATGGGTGGTTGAGCAGGCTTTGAAGGATTACAGCACCTATAAGGGGCTGCGCTCGGTGATGCTGCGCTATTTCAATGCCGCGGGCGCCGATTTCGAAGGCCGCATCGGCGAATGGCACAAGCCGGAAACCCATGCGATTCCGCTTGCCATCGAAGCGGCACTCGGCCGGCGTCAGGGCTTCAAGGTATTCGGCACGGATTACGACACCCGTGACGGCACCTGCGTGCGCGACTATATCCACATTCTCGATCTGGCCGACGCCCATGTGCGGGCGGTGGATTATCTGCTGGCGGGCGGTGAAACCGTCGAACTCAACCTCGGCACCGGCACCGGCACGACGGTGAAGGAATTGCTGGCGGCGATTTCTGAAGTGTCCGGCCGCCCCTTCCCGGTTGAATATACAGACCGCCGCGATGGCGATTCCACCACCCTTGTCGCCAATAATGACAAGGCAAAGGCTGTTCTCGGCTGGGAACCGCGTTATTCACTGGCCGACATCATCAAATCCGCCTGGGCCTGGCATTCCTCGCGCAACGCCGGGGACTGA
- a CDS encoding DUF883 family protein, translated as MASVRSSVNDKIQQSLENGDAAEVAAQLAQLREDLANLAKSVKALGVGASHELKAQAARVADDALTASGEMADSVRNEISSLNDNLTDQVQKNPLQSLGIAVGVGFLLALLTRR; from the coding sequence ATGGCAAGCGTGCGTAGCAGCGTCAATGACAAGATCCAGCAATCCCTCGAAAACGGTGATGCAGCCGAAGTGGCGGCACAGCTTGCCCAGCTTCGCGAAGATCTGGCAAATCTTGCCAAGAGCGTTAAGGCGCTTGGCGTCGGCGCCTCGCATGAACTGAAGGCACAGGCCGCCCGCGTTGCCGACGATGCCCTGACTGCATCCGGCGAGATGGCGGATAGCGTTCGCAACGAAATTTCTTCGCTGAACGACAATCTGACGGATCAGGTCCAGAAAAACCCGCTCCAGTCCCTCGGTATTGCCGTGGGCGTGGGCTTCCTGCTCGCCCTCCTTACGCGTCGATAA
- the nspC gene encoding carboxynorspermidine decarboxylase, producing the protein MLQTPYYLIDKTKLLRNMEKIAYVREKSGAKALLALKCFATWSVFDFMSQYMDGTTSSSLYEVRLGREKFGGETHAYSVAYADYEIDEVISNADKIIFNSIGQLERFAEKASGITRGLRLNPQVSSSSFDLADPARPFSRLGEWDVAKVDKVMDRISGFMIHNNCENGDFSLFDRMLTQIEEKFGSLLSRAEWVSLGGGIHFTGDNYPLDQFCDRLRAFSEKYGVQVYLEPGEASITKSTTLEVTVLDTLFNGKNLAIVDSSIEAHMLDLLIYRETAKVSPNEGEHPYMVCGKSCLAGDIFGDFRFDKELKVGDRISFQDAAGYTMVKKNWFNGVKMPTIAIKELDGTVRAVREFDFADFEQSLS; encoded by the coding sequence ATGCTTCAGACGCCTTATTACCTCATCGACAAGACAAAACTTCTTCGCAACATGGAGAAGATTGCCTATGTGCGGGAAAAATCCGGCGCCAAGGCGCTGCTGGCGCTGAAATGCTTCGCCACATGGTCGGTGTTCGATTTCATGTCGCAATATATGGACGGCACCACCTCGTCCTCGCTTTATGAAGTCCGCCTTGGCCGCGAGAAATTTGGCGGTGAAACGCACGCCTATTCCGTCGCCTATGCCGATTACGAAATCGACGAGGTGATCTCGAATGCGGACAAGATCATCTTCAACTCCATCGGCCAGCTGGAGCGTTTCGCGGAGAAGGCGTCGGGTATCACCCGGGGTCTGCGCCTCAATCCGCAGGTCAGCTCCTCGAGCTTCGATCTTGCCGATCCCGCGCGTCCCTTCAGCCGTCTTGGCGAATGGGATGTCGCCAAGGTCGATAAGGTCATGGACCGTATTTCCGGTTTCATGATCCACAATAATTGCGAGAACGGCGATTTTTCGCTGTTCGACCGCATGCTGACGCAGATTGAAGAAAAATTCGGATCGCTGCTATCGCGTGCTGAATGGGTGAGCCTCGGTGGCGGCATTCACTTCACGGGCGACAATTATCCGCTCGACCAGTTCTGCGACCGTCTGCGCGCCTTTTCGGAAAAATATGGTGTGCAGGTCTATCTGGAGCCGGGCGAAGCCTCGATCACCAAGAGCACGACGCTGGAAGTGACGGTTCTCGACACGCTGTTCAACGGCAAGAATCTCGCCATCGTCGACAGCTCCATCGAAGCGCACATGCTCGATCTGCTGATCTACCGCGAAACCGCCAAGGTTTCGCCGAACGAGGGCGAGCATCCCTACATGGTCTGCGGCAAGTCCTGCCTTGCGGGCGATATTTTCGGCGATTTCCGCTTCGACAAGGAGCTGAAGGTCGGTGACCGCATCTCCTTCCAGGATGCGGCCGGCTACACCATGGTCAAGAAGAACTGGTTCAACGGCGTGAAAATGCCGACCATCGCCATCAAGGAACTGGACGGCACCGTTCGCGCCGTTCGTGAATTCGACTTTGCCGATTTCGAGCAAAGCCTGTCTTAA
- a CDS encoding saccharopine dehydrogenase family protein has protein sequence MKKNVLIIGAGGVAQVVAHKCAQNSDVLGDIHIASRTLGKCRKIVESVREKKSLKTDVKLEAHALDAMDIEATKALIKQTGVEIVINVGSSFVNMSVLRACMDTGVAYMDTAIHEDPTKICEAPPWYGNYEWKRAEECKEKGVTAILGVGFDPGVVNAYARLAKDDYFDKVTSVDIVDINAGSHGRWFSTNFDPEINFREFTGVVYSWQKGEWQTNQMFEVGQEFDLPVVGKQKAYMTGHDEVHSLSKNMDGADVRFWMGFGDHYINVFTVLKNLGLLSEKPVKTAEGLEVVPLKVVKAVLPDPSSLAPDYVGKTCIGDIVKGIKDGKEREVFIYNVADHKEAYEEVGSQGISYTAGVPPVAAAMLIATGEWDVKQMANVEELPPKPFLNILNKIGLPNRIKDENGDRALEF, from the coding sequence ATGAAGAAGAACGTTCTGATCATCGGCGCCGGTGGCGTAGCACAGGTCGTGGCGCATAAATGCGCCCAGAACAGCGATGTATTGGGAGACATTCATATTGCGTCACGGACTTTGGGAAAGTGCCGCAAGATTGTCGAGTCCGTACGCGAAAAGAAGAGCCTCAAGACAGATGTGAAACTTGAGGCCCATGCGCTTGACGCTATGGATATCGAGGCGACGAAAGCCTTGATTAAACAGACCGGTGTTGAAATCGTCATCAACGTCGGTTCGTCTTTCGTCAACATGTCCGTTCTTCGGGCCTGCATGGACACAGGTGTTGCCTATATGGACACGGCGATCCACGAGGATCCCACCAAGATTTGCGAGGCGCCGCCGTGGTACGGAAACTACGAGTGGAAGCGTGCGGAAGAATGCAAGGAAAAGGGCGTTACCGCCATTCTCGGCGTCGGTTTCGACCCGGGCGTGGTCAATGCCTATGCCCGTCTCGCCAAGGATGATTATTTCGACAAGGTCACTTCGGTCGATATCGTTGATATCAATGCCGGCAGCCATGGCCGCTGGTTCTCGACGAATTTTGACCCGGAAATCAACTTCCGCGAATTCACCGGCGTCGTCTATTCCTGGCAGAAGGGCGAGTGGCAGACGAACCAGATGTTCGAAGTCGGTCAGGAATTCGACCTGCCTGTCGTCGGCAAGCAGAAGGCCTATATGACCGGCCATGACGAGGTCCATTCGCTCTCCAAGAACATGGACGGTGCCGATGTGCGCTTCTGGATGGGCTTCGGCGATCATTATATCAACGTCTTCACCGTGCTGAAGAACCTCGGTCTCCTGTCCGAAAAGCCGGTCAAGACGGCTGAAGGCCTTGAAGTCGTGCCGCTGAAGGTCGTCAAGGCCGTACTGCCCGATCCGTCTTCGCTGGCGCCCGACTATGTCGGCAAGACCTGCATCGGCGATATCGTCAAGGGCATCAAGGACGGCAAGGAACGCGAAGTCTTCATCTACAATGTGGCCGACCACAAGGAAGCCTATGAAGAAGTCGGCTCGCAGGGCATTTCCTACACAGCCGGCGTTCCCCCCGTCGCCGCCGCCATGCTCATCGCCACCGGCGAATGGGACGTGAAGCAGATGGCCAATGTGGAAGAACTGCCGCCGAAGCCGTTCCTGAACATTCTGAACAAGATTGGTTTGCCGAACCGCATCAAGGATGAAAACGGCGATCGGGCGCTGGAATTCTGA
- a CDS encoding DEAD/DEAH box helicase, which produces MTDTQGIAPAIAQALEKRGYKDLTPVQQAMLSPELADKDALVSAQTGSGKTVAFGIALATTLLSENTRFGQASAPLALAIAPTRELAMQVKRELEWLYEFAGVSIASCVGGMDIRNERRALERGAHIVVGTPGRLCDHIKRGALDLSSIRAVVLDEADEMLDLGFREDLEFILEESPDDRRTLMFSATVPRSIAKLAESYQKNAVRIATASEQKQHVDIEYRALLVSPSDRENAIINALRFYEARNAIVFCSTRAAVNHLTARLNNRGFSVVALSGELTQNERTHALQAMRDGRARVCVATDVAARGIDLPGLELVIHADLPTNSETLLHRSGRTGRAGQKGVSAIIVPVSQRRKAERLLEGAKVSPAWVRPPSVEEIVERDGARLLADPTLSEAVAEDERDFVTKLLEQHGAEKVAAAFVRLYHAGRSAPEDIFEVALDNARKPRRDSFETVENNAPRRERSDFADSAWFSLSVGRKQSAEPRWLIPMLCRFGKITRQDIGAIRMQQTETFVELAADAVDRFTSAIGKDMMLEKGIRLKALEGKPEMTGNVREDTRPAKAQRKFSKSDNAGAPRDDRKGDDKPWKKKKPFGDKPKYEGKKDKPFEKRGPKPTKG; this is translated from the coding sequence ATGACAGACACCCAGGGTATCGCCCCGGCGATCGCGCAGGCGTTGGAAAAACGCGGCTACAAAGACTTGACCCCCGTGCAGCAGGCGATGCTGTCACCGGAACTTGCCGACAAGGACGCGCTGGTTTCCGCGCAGACCGGCTCCGGCAAGACGGTCGCCTTCGGCATCGCGCTGGCGACCACGCTGCTTTCGGAAAACACCCGCTTCGGTCAGGCTTCCGCACCGCTGGCACTTGCCATTGCCCCGACCCGCGAACTGGCCATGCAGGTCAAGCGCGAGCTGGAATGGCTTTATGAATTCGCCGGCGTGTCGATCGCATCCTGCGTCGGCGGCATGGATATCCGCAATGAGCGCAGGGCGCTGGAGCGCGGCGCCCATATCGTCGTTGGCACACCCGGCCGTCTGTGCGACCATATCAAGCGTGGCGCACTCGATCTGTCGTCCATCCGCGCCGTGGTGCTGGATGAGGCCGACGAGATGCTCGATCTCGGTTTCCGTGAGGATCTGGAATTCATTCTGGAAGAATCGCCCGACGATCGCCGCACACTGATGTTCTCGGCCACCGTGCCGCGCAGCATTGCCAAGCTGGCCGAAAGCTACCAGAAGAACGCAGTGCGCATCGCCACCGCTTCCGAACAGAAGCAGCATGTGGATATCGAATATCGCGCGCTTCTGGTGTCGCCGTCCGATCGCGAGAACGCCATCATCAACGCGCTGCGCTTTTACGAAGCCCGCAACGCCATCGTCTTCTGCTCCACCCGCGCCGCCGTCAACCATCTGACGGCCCGGTTGAACAATCGCGGCTTCTCGGTCGTGGCCCTCTCCGGCGAACTGACGCAGAACGAGCGCACGCACGCGCTGCAGGCCATGCGTGACGGCCGCGCCCGTGTTTGCGTGGCGACCGACGTTGCCGCCCGCGGCATCGACCTGCCGGGGCTGGAACTCGTCATCCACGCCGACCTGCCGACCAATTCCGAAACGCTTCTGCACCGCTCGGGCCGTACCGGCCGTGCCGGGCAGAAGGGTGTCAGCGCCATCATCGTGCCCGTGAGCCAGCGCCGCAAGGCCGAACGTCTTCTCGAAGGCGCCAAGGTCAGCCCCGCATGGGTTCGCCCGCCCTCCGTCGAAGAGATCGTCGAGCGCGACGGCGCGAGGCTTCTGGCCGATCCGACACTCAGCGAAGCCGTGGCTGAGGACGAACGCGATTTCGTGACGAAGCTGCTCGAACAGCATGGCGCGGAAAAAGTCGCCGCCGCTTTCGTGCGTCTTTATCACGCCGGACGCTCGGCACCGGAAGACATCTTCGAAGTCGCGCTGGACAACGCCCGCAAGCCGCGCCGCGACAGCTTTGAGACGGTCGAAAACAACGCACCGCGCCGCGAACGCTCCGATTTCGCCGACAGCGCATGGTTTTCGCTTTCGGTCGGCCGCAAGCAGAGTGCTGAGCCACGCTGGCTCATCCCGATGCTCTGCCGTTTCGGCAAGATCACCCGTCAGGATATCGGTGCGATCCGCATGCAGCAGACGGAAACCTTTGTGGAACTGGCGGCAGACGCCGTTGATCGTTTCACCTCCGCCATCGGCAAGGACATGATGCTGGAGAAGGGCATTCGTCTGAAGGCGCTGGAAGGCAAGCCGGAGATGACCGGCAATGTCCGCGAAGACACAAGGCCTGCCAAGGCGCAGCGGAAGTTCAGCAAATCCGACAATGCGGGCGCCCCTCGCGACGACCGCAAGGGCGACGACAAGCCCTGGAAAAAGAAAAAGCCCTTCGGCGACAAGCCGAAATACGAGGGCAAGAAGGACAAGCCGTTCGAAAAGCGCGGACCGAAGCCGACAAAGGGCTGA
- a CDS encoding aspartate kinase gives MARIVMKFGGTSVANLERIHNVARHVKREVDAGHEVAVVVSAMSGKTNELVDWVQNAAKVAGANAASFYDAREYDAVVASGEQVTSGLLAITLQSMGINARSWQGWQIPIRTDNAHGAARILEIDGSDIIHRMGEGQVAVVAGFQGIGPDNRIATLGRGGSDTSAVAIAAAVKADRCDIYTDVDGVYTTDPRIEPKARRMKKIAFEEMLEMASLGAKVLQVRSVELAMVHKVRTFVRSSFEDPDAPGMGDLINPPGTLICDEDEIVEQEVVTGIAYAKDEAQISLRRVADRPGVSAAIFGPLAEAHINVDMIVQNISEDGSRTDMTFTVPSGDVVKALKVLDENKAQIGFDVAQNETGLAKVSVIGIGMRSHAGVAASAFKALAEKNINIKAITTSEIKISILIDGAYAELAVRTLHSAYGLDKS, from the coding sequence ATGGCTCGCATTGTCATGAAATTCGGCGGCACGTCCGTCGCGAACCTCGAACGCATTCACAATGTCGCGCGGCATGTGAAACGCGAAGTGGATGCCGGCCATGAAGTGGCCGTGGTCGTTTCCGCCATGTCCGGCAAAACCAACGAATTGGTGGACTGGGTGCAGAATGCTGCGAAAGTGGCCGGCGCCAACGCCGCCTCCTTCTACGATGCGCGCGAATATGACGCGGTCGTCGCATCCGGCGAACAGGTGACATCAGGTCTTCTGGCGATCACGCTGCAATCCATGGGCATTAATGCGCGCTCCTGGCAGGGCTGGCAGATCCCGATCCGCACCGACAATGCGCATGGCGCCGCCCGCATTCTCGAGATCGATGGGTCGGATATCATTCATCGCATGGGCGAGGGCCAGGTGGCCGTCGTTGCCGGTTTCCAGGGCATTGGTCCGGACAATCGCATTGCGACGCTCGGCCGCGGCGGCTCGGACACGTCCGCCGTTGCGATTGCCGCCGCCGTCAAGGCGGATCGTTGCGACATCTATACGGATGTCGACGGTGTCTACACGACCGATCCCCGCATCGAGCCCAAGGCTCGCCGCATGAAGAAGATCGCTTTCGAGGAAATGCTCGAAATGGCGTCTCTCGGCGCGAAGGTTCTGCAGGTTCGCTCGGTCGAGCTTGCGATGGTACACAAGGTGCGCACCTTCGTTCGCTCCAGTTTCGAGGATCCCGATGCGCCGGGCATGGGCGACCTCATCAACCCGCCCGGTACTTTGATTTGTGACGAGGATGAAATCGTGGAACAGGAAGTCGTAACCGGCATCGCCTATGCCAAGGATGAAGCACAGATCTCGCTGCGCCGCGTGGCCGACCGTCCGGGCGTCTCCGCTGCGATCTTCGGGCCGCTCGCTGAAGCGCATATCAACGTCGACATGATCGTGCAGAACATCTCCGAAGACGGTTCGCGCACCGACATGACCTTCACCGTTCCCTCGGGTGACGTTGTCAAGGCTCTGAAGGTTCTGGACGAGAACAAGGCCCAGATCGGCTTCGACGTCGCGCAGAACGAGACGGGTCTTGCCAAGGTTTCCGTCATCGGTATCGGCATGCGCAGCCACGCCGGCGTTGCCGCCAGCGCTTTCAAGGCACTTGCCGAGAAGAACATCAACATCAAGGCGATCACCACCTCCGAGATCAAAATTTCGATCCTGATCGACGGCGCCTATGCCGAACTTGCGGTTCGCACTTTGCATTCCGCCTACGGTCTCGATAAGAGCTAA